The proteins below are encoded in one region of Tomitella fengzijianii:
- the fadD32 gene encoding long-chain-fatty-acid--AMP ligase FadD32, with amino-acid sequence MELIGDFYDDNGQVNLDARRTLVDYVEENTVTSAGTLAYRYIDYSTSRDGEVRELTWEQFGVRSRAIAARLQQVTQPGDRVAILAPQGLDYVISFFAAIYAGTIAVPLFDPDEPGHGDRLEAVLGDCKPAAILTATGSAAGVRKLFRHLPAKERPRIIAVDAIPDDVADTWTRPSEKLDSIAYLQYTSGSTRTPAGVEITHRGVLTNAAQMADGIGLTLESRGVTWLPLFHDMGLLTVILPAVGGRYVTIMSPRAFVQRPGRWIRELAASGDGAPTFAAAPNFAFEHAAVRGLPKEGESLDLSNVIGLINGSEPVTTTSMRKFNEAFEPYGLSPTAIKPSYGMAEATLFVSTTAAATPAHVVYVDRAELGRGRMAQVPEDAPGAVPQVACGHVAVSQWATIVDPETGVEQADGHVGEIWLHGDNIGQGYWARPEETEQTFHNRLVKRIDDGTHAEGAPDDAKWMRTGDYGVYFDGQLFITGRVKDLVIVDGRNHYPQDLEITAQEASAAIRPGFAAAFSVPLNQLPPEVFGHAGSGLAPDRDDASEQLVVVAERAPGKGKADPVPIADAVRGAISTRHGVTARDVLLVPAGSIPRTSSGKIARRACKAAYIEGTLRGGYTQQAFPDSHE; translated from the coding sequence ATGGAACTGATCGGCGACTTCTACGACGACAACGGGCAGGTGAACCTCGACGCGAGGCGCACGCTGGTCGACTACGTCGAGGAGAACACCGTCACCTCCGCGGGGACGCTCGCCTACCGGTACATCGACTACTCGACGTCGCGTGACGGCGAGGTCCGTGAACTCACCTGGGAGCAGTTCGGGGTGCGTTCGCGCGCCATCGCCGCGCGCCTCCAGCAGGTCACGCAGCCGGGCGACCGCGTCGCGATCCTCGCGCCGCAGGGGCTCGACTACGTCATCTCCTTCTTCGCCGCGATCTACGCGGGGACCATCGCGGTGCCGCTGTTCGACCCGGACGAGCCGGGCCACGGCGACAGGCTCGAGGCGGTCCTGGGCGACTGCAAGCCCGCCGCCATCCTCACCGCCACCGGCTCCGCGGCCGGGGTGCGCAAGCTCTTCCGGCACCTGCCCGCCAAGGAGCGCCCGCGGATCATCGCGGTCGACGCCATCCCCGACGACGTCGCGGACACGTGGACGCGGCCCTCGGAAAAGCTGGACTCCATCGCCTACCTGCAGTACACGTCCGGCTCCACGCGTACGCCCGCCGGTGTGGAGATCACCCACCGCGGCGTGCTGACCAACGCGGCGCAGATGGCCGACGGCATCGGGCTCACGCTGGAGTCGCGGGGCGTCACCTGGCTGCCGCTGTTCCACGACATGGGCCTGCTCACCGTGATCCTGCCGGCGGTGGGCGGACGATACGTGACCATCATGTCGCCGCGGGCGTTCGTGCAGCGCCCCGGCCGCTGGATCCGCGAGCTGGCGGCCTCCGGGGACGGGGCCCCCACATTCGCGGCGGCCCCCAACTTCGCCTTCGAGCATGCCGCCGTGCGCGGCCTGCCGAAGGAGGGCGAGTCGCTGGACCTGAGCAACGTGATCGGCCTGATCAACGGCTCGGAGCCGGTGACCACCACGTCCATGCGAAAGTTCAACGAGGCCTTCGAGCCGTACGGGCTTTCGCCGACCGCCATCAAGCCCAGCTACGGCATGGCCGAGGCGACGCTGTTCGTCTCCACCACCGCGGCCGCCACCCCGGCGCACGTGGTGTACGTGGACCGGGCCGAGCTGGGCCGCGGACGCATGGCGCAGGTGCCCGAAGACGCGCCCGGCGCGGTGCCGCAGGTGGCGTGCGGGCACGTCGCGGTGAGCCAGTGGGCGACGATCGTCGACCCGGAGACGGGCGTCGAACAGGCGGACGGCCATGTGGGCGAGATCTGGCTGCACGGCGACAACATCGGCCAGGGGTATTGGGCCCGCCCCGAGGAGACCGAGCAGACCTTCCACAACCGGCTGGTCAAGAGGATCGACGACGGCACCCACGCGGAGGGTGCGCCGGACGACGCCAAGTGGATGCGCACCGGCGACTACGGCGTGTACTTCGACGGGCAGCTGTTCATCACCGGCCGCGTCAAGGACCTGGTCATCGTCGACGGCCGCAACCACTATCCGCAGGACCTCGAGATCACGGCGCAGGAGGCGTCCGCCGCCATCCGGCCCGGTTTCGCCGCGGCGTTCTCGGTGCCGCTCAACCAGCTGCCGCCCGAGGTCTTCGGGCATGCCGGCAGCGGGCTCGCCCCGGACCGCGACGACGCCTCGGAGCAGCTCGTCGTGGTGGCCGAGCGGGCGCCCGGCAAGGGCAAAGCGGATCCGGTCCCCATCGCGGACGCGGTGCGCGGCGCGATCTCGACGCGGCACGGCGTGACCGCGCGCGACGTGCTGCTGGTTCCGGCGGGCTCGATCCCGCGGACCTCGAGTGGCAAGATCGCAAGACGGGCATGCAAGGCCGCCTACATCGAGGGCACGCTGCGTGGCGGCTACACGCAGCAGGCCTTCCCGGACAGCCACGAATAG
- the pks13 gene encoding polyketide synthase Pks13 (Pks13 is a key enzyme in mycolic acid biosynthesis.) — protein sequence MTDSRSDNTAEQDQPAPMTVGELRAWLVDWVAEATGLARAEVDMHRPMEEFGLSSRDAVALSGEIEDRVGAVLDATIVYQHPTIASLAQRIVDGPSADEPQPVDDAYFLQGGAGIGGADTHDVAIVGVSTRFPGAGTTPGEMWEMLAAGRDGIGDLPDGRWDEYRSDPAVAAAIEAANTRGGYLDDVKGFDAEFFSMSPREVEHVDPQQRLAMELTWEALEHAHLPANQLRGARVGVFVGTSANDYALLEAADPAVSHPYGITGNSTAIVANRISYFFDFRGPSVALDTACSSSLVAVHQAVRALRTGEAELAVAGGTNMLVAPPASLGFSELGVMAPDGRIKAFSDDADGMIRSEGGGMLVLKRVADAERDGDRILAVIAGSAVNQDGRSNGLTAPNPEAQVDVLRQAYRDAGIVPSQVDYIEAHGTGTVLGDPIEAGALGRVVGAGRAAESPVLLGSAKTNFGHLEAAAGAAGLIKVALGMSHGTIPASLNFRAPNPHIDFDAAHLRMVTESTPWPRYGGAAVAGVSGFGFGGTNAHVVLREYVPADDAVEPAEEPAEEKSAESESAESESAAAEGAEAESTAGESAAAETVLLAVSGPMPSRRRRAASELADWLETAEGSRTPLTDVGRTLSRRNHGRSRAAVLAATRSDAIAGLRAVSAGKPAPNVLVADSPAAEGPVWVYSGYGSQHRKMAKQLYQANAVFRAAIDEIDEYIDAESGFRVGEMIMDDSQDYGIETSQVGIYAIQVALSILLRHHGAEPAGVLGHSMGEASAAYVSGGLSLEDATRVICVRSRLMDEGEKTVTGDDIRKMAIVEYSAAEIHDALSEFPDLEVCVYAAPNQTVIGGPEPQVQAMVARCEELGKFHHVLKTNAASHTSQVDPILGELVAELAGLETFPLKTALFSSVHEGQRFPAGTTELHDEAHWSKNMRHSVYFDQGAKNALAAGHTTFVEFAPNPVTLMSIAMTCFDAGVAEPQLIQTLKRKEDEPLNVLRALASLYVHGHKVDLTTLFAPGPYAELPRTPWLRKPLWVDVRVGGGGAGRVPGTHVALPDGRHAWEIAASAVPDANALVLAAAGQLLSEPALGAVQHLGDVDGADTLTTTLTPHLGGASVQVHARAADGGFRLLAEAVVTSPAPLPERAVVAPRTADAGADSAEADDEFADADSAPERWDPDGPVSLEDRLSQIVAESMGFAAEDLPREIPLIELGLDSLMAVRIKNRVEYEFDIPQLQLQAVRDANLQEVAGYLRYAVDNREEVAALAEQQQRESEQQDGPAQQDGPAQQGGADPAATPAADKAQDVPPRDAAERLTFGTWALVVGRSAKGIFTPLGDLDDATTEALAARLTERAGGEITAEQVRSAGTIEELSGPVRDHLEGDEVGLVRTLRARPEGGGATPVFVFHPAGGSTVVYEPLLRRLPEGTPMYGFERVEGEIAERAEQYLEPLREIQPHGPYVLAGWSLGGVLAYAVAKLLRDAGEDVALVGLIDVVMPGEQIPDTEDERRARWNRYIAFAEKTYGVEVPLPVDELAKTDDEGAVRILMDMLSGVDLPIPGGVIEHQRTSFLENRALARAAASLTEYDGPAVLYMADSYHEGAIELEPAYATRAADGGWGGVLPDLEVVQIGGDHLAIVDEPYIAKVGAHMGRRLREIESRRSAADGQKE from the coding sequence ATGACGGACAGCCGGTCGGACAACACCGCAGAGCAGGACCAGCCCGCGCCGATGACGGTGGGCGAGCTGCGCGCCTGGCTGGTCGACTGGGTCGCGGAGGCCACGGGGCTGGCCCGCGCCGAGGTGGACATGCACCGCCCGATGGAGGAGTTCGGGTTGTCCTCGCGGGACGCGGTGGCGCTCAGCGGCGAGATCGAGGACCGCGTGGGCGCCGTCCTCGACGCCACCATCGTCTACCAGCACCCCACCATCGCCTCGCTGGCGCAGCGGATCGTCGACGGCCCGTCCGCGGACGAGCCGCAGCCGGTGGACGACGCGTACTTCCTGCAGGGCGGAGCGGGCATCGGCGGCGCCGACACCCACGACGTCGCGATCGTGGGCGTGTCCACCCGGTTCCCCGGCGCGGGCACCACCCCGGGCGAGATGTGGGAGATGCTGGCCGCGGGGCGCGACGGCATCGGCGACCTGCCGGACGGCCGCTGGGACGAGTACCGCTCCGACCCGGCGGTGGCGGCCGCCATCGAGGCGGCGAACACCCGCGGCGGCTACCTGGACGACGTCAAGGGGTTCGACGCGGAGTTCTTCTCGATGTCCCCGCGCGAGGTCGAGCATGTCGACCCGCAGCAGCGGCTGGCGATGGAGCTCACCTGGGAGGCCCTCGAGCACGCGCACCTGCCCGCCAACCAGCTGCGCGGCGCGCGCGTCGGCGTGTTCGTGGGTACTTCGGCCAACGACTACGCGCTGCTGGAGGCGGCCGATCCGGCCGTGTCGCACCCGTACGGGATCACCGGCAACTCCACGGCGATCGTCGCGAACCGCATCTCGTACTTCTTCGACTTCCGGGGCCCGTCGGTGGCGCTGGACACCGCGTGCTCCTCGTCGCTGGTGGCCGTGCACCAGGCGGTGCGGGCGCTGCGCACCGGCGAGGCGGAGCTGGCCGTCGCCGGCGGCACCAACATGCTCGTCGCCCCGCCCGCCAGCCTCGGCTTCTCCGAGCTGGGCGTCATGGCGCCCGACGGTCGCATCAAGGCCTTCTCCGACGATGCCGACGGCATGATCCGCTCCGAGGGCGGCGGCATGCTGGTGCTCAAGCGTGTCGCGGACGCGGAACGGGACGGCGACCGGATCCTCGCGGTCATCGCGGGCAGCGCCGTCAACCAGGACGGCCGGTCCAACGGGCTGACGGCCCCCAACCCGGAGGCGCAGGTGGACGTGCTGCGCCAGGCGTACCGGGACGCGGGCATCGTGCCCTCCCAGGTGGACTACATCGAGGCGCACGGCACCGGCACGGTGCTGGGCGACCCCATCGAGGCCGGCGCGCTGGGCCGGGTCGTGGGAGCGGGCCGCGCGGCCGAGTCGCCGGTGCTGCTGGGCTCCGCCAAGACCAACTTCGGCCATCTCGAGGCGGCCGCCGGCGCGGCGGGGCTGATCAAGGTGGCGCTGGGCATGTCGCACGGCACCATCCCGGCGTCGCTGAACTTCCGCGCCCCCAACCCGCACATCGACTTCGACGCCGCGCATCTGCGGATGGTCACGGAGAGCACCCCGTGGCCGCGGTACGGCGGGGCGGCGGTGGCCGGGGTGTCCGGCTTCGGTTTCGGCGGCACCAACGCGCACGTGGTGCTGCGCGAGTACGTGCCGGCCGACGACGCGGTGGAGCCTGCGGAGGAGCCTGCGGAGGAGAAAAGCGCAGAGTCCGAAAGCGCAGAGTCCGAAAGCGCAGCGGCCGAGGGCGCAGAGGCTGAGAGTACGGCGGGCGAGAGTGCAGCGGCCGAGACCGTGCTGCTGGCGGTGTCCGGCCCGATGCCGTCGCGCCGCCGTCGCGCCGCCTCGGAGCTGGCCGACTGGCTGGAGACGGCCGAGGGCAGCCGGACGCCGCTGACCGACGTGGGGCGCACCCTGTCGCGGCGCAACCACGGCCGTTCGCGCGCCGCGGTGCTCGCCGCGACGCGGTCCGACGCCATCGCCGGGCTGCGGGCGGTCTCGGCGGGCAAGCCCGCGCCGAACGTGCTCGTGGCCGATTCCCCCGCTGCGGAGGGCCCCGTCTGGGTGTACTCCGGCTACGGTTCCCAGCATCGCAAGATGGCCAAGCAGCTGTACCAGGCCAACGCCGTGTTCCGCGCCGCCATCGACGAGATCGACGAGTACATCGACGCCGAATCGGGCTTCCGGGTCGGCGAGATGATCATGGACGACTCCCAGGACTACGGCATCGAGACCTCCCAGGTGGGGATCTACGCCATCCAGGTGGCGCTGTCGATCCTGCTGCGCCACCACGGCGCCGAGCCTGCGGGGGTGCTGGGGCACTCGATGGGCGAGGCCTCCGCCGCCTACGTCTCCGGCGGGCTTTCGCTCGAGGACGCCACGCGGGTGATCTGCGTGCGCTCGCGGCTGATGGACGAGGGCGAGAAGACCGTCACCGGCGACGACATCCGCAAGATGGCGATCGTCGAGTACAGCGCCGCCGAGATCCACGACGCGCTCAGCGAGTTCCCCGACCTGGAGGTCTGCGTCTACGCGGCCCCCAACCAGACCGTGATCGGCGGACCCGAGCCGCAGGTGCAGGCGATGGTCGCACGGTGCGAGGAGCTGGGCAAGTTCCACCACGTGCTCAAGACCAACGCCGCCAGCCACACCTCGCAGGTGGACCCCATCCTGGGCGAACTGGTGGCCGAGCTGGCCGGGCTGGAAACGTTCCCGCTGAAGACGGCCCTGTTCTCCTCGGTGCACGAGGGGCAGCGGTTCCCCGCGGGCACGACGGAGCTGCACGACGAGGCGCACTGGTCCAAGAACATGCGGCACAGCGTGTACTTCGACCAGGGCGCCAAGAACGCGCTGGCCGCCGGGCACACGACGTTCGTGGAGTTCGCGCCGAACCCCGTGACGCTCATGTCCATCGCCATGACCTGTTTCGACGCGGGCGTGGCCGAGCCGCAGCTGATCCAGACGCTCAAGCGCAAAGAGGACGAGCCGCTGAACGTGCTGCGGGCGCTGGCGTCGCTTTACGTGCACGGCCACAAGGTGGATCTGACAACACTTTTCGCTCCCGGTCCGTACGCGGAGCTGCCGCGGACGCCGTGGCTGCGCAAGCCGCTGTGGGTGGACGTGCGCGTGGGCGGCGGGGGAGCCGGCCGCGTCCCCGGGACGCACGTGGCACTGCCCGACGGCCGCCACGCCTGGGAGATCGCGGCCTCGGCGGTGCCCGACGCCAACGCCCTGGTGCTGGCGGCGGCCGGGCAGTTGCTCTCGGAGCCGGCGCTGGGCGCCGTGCAGCACCTCGGCGACGTGGACGGTGCGGACACGTTGACCACCACGCTGACTCCGCACCTGGGCGGTGCCTCGGTGCAGGTGCACGCGCGCGCCGCGGACGGAGGATTCCGGCTGCTCGCCGAGGCGGTCGTCACCTCACCGGCGCCGCTGCCCGAGCGTGCGGTGGTCGCACCGCGGACCGCAGACGCCGGCGCCGACAGCGCCGAGGCGGACGACGAGTTCGCGGACGCGGATTCGGCCCCCGAACGGTGGGACCCGGACGGCCCGGTGAGCCTGGAGGACAGGCTGAGCCAGATCGTCGCGGAGTCCATGGGCTTCGCGGCCGAGGACCTGCCGCGGGAGATCCCGTTGATCGAGCTCGGCCTGGATTCGCTGATGGCCGTGCGCATCAAGAACCGGGTGGAGTACGAGTTCGACATCCCGCAGTTGCAACTGCAGGCGGTGCGCGACGCCAACCTGCAGGAGGTGGCCGGTTACCTGCGGTACGCGGTGGACAACCGCGAGGAGGTGGCCGCGCTGGCCGAACAGCAGCAGCGCGAGTCCGAACAGCAGGACGGCCCCGCGCAGCAGGACGGCCCCGCGCAGCAGGGCGGGGCCGACCCGGCGGCGACGCCCGCCGCGGACAAGGCCCAGGACGTGCCGCCGCGCGACGCGGCCGAGCGGCTGACGTTCGGCACGTGGGCGCTGGTGGTCGGGCGTTCCGCGAAGGGGATCTTCACGCCGCTCGGAGACCTCGACGACGCCACGACGGAGGCCCTGGCCGCGCGCCTCACCGAGCGTGCGGGAGGGGAGATCACCGCGGAGCAGGTGCGGTCCGCCGGCACCATCGAGGAGCTGTCCGGCCCGGTCCGCGATCATCTCGAAGGCGACGAGGTGGGCCTGGTCCGCACGCTGCGGGCGCGGCCCGAGGGCGGCGGCGCCACTCCCGTGTTCGTCTTCCACCCGGCCGGCGGCTCCACCGTGGTGTACGAGCCGCTGCTGCGGCGGCTGCCCGAGGGCACCCCGATGTACGGTTTCGAGCGCGTCGAGGGTGAGATCGCCGAGCGGGCCGAGCAGTACCTGGAGCCGCTGCGGGAGATCCAGCCGCACGGGCCCTACGTGCTGGCGGGATGGTCGCTCGGCGGAGTGCTCGCCTACGCGGTGGCCAAGCTCCTGCGCGACGCCGGCGAGGACGTGGCCCTGGTCGGCCTCATCGACGTGGTGATGCCGGGCGAGCAGATCCCGGACACCGAGGACGAGCGCCGCGCGCGCTGGAACCGCTATATAGCCTTTGCGGAGAAGACCTACGGCGTGGAGGTTCCGCTGCCGGTGGACGAGCTGGCCAAGACCGACGACGAGGGCGCTGTGCGGATCCTCATGGACATGCTCTCCGGCGTGGACCTGCCCATCCCCGGCGGCGTCATCGAGCACCAGCGCACGTCGTTCCTGGAGAACCGGGCGCTGGCACGGGCGGCGGCGAGCCTGACCGAGTACGACGGCCCCGCCGTGCTGTACATGGCGGACAGCTACCACGAGGGCGCCATCGAGCTCGAGCCCGCGTACGCCACCCGTGCGGCCGACGGCGGCTGGGGCGGCGTGCTCCCCGACCTCGAGGTGGTGCAGATCGGCGGCGATCACCTCGCCATCGTCGACGAGCCCTACATTGCGAAGGTCGGCGCCCACATGGGGCGGCGCCTGCGCGAGATAGAGTCGCGCCGCAGCGCGGCGGACGGCCAGAAGGAGTGA
- a CDS encoding acyl-CoA carboxylase subunit beta: MVTTTADKLAELREKLDKAREPGSPRAIERRQAAGRPSARARIESLLDPGSFQEIGALAKSPGNADNPFGDGVVTGHGTIEGRPVAVFSHDQTVFGGSIGEAFGRKVVATMEHAAKVGCPMIGINDSGGARVQDAVTSLAWYAEMGPRHAQLVGVVPQISIMLGNCAGGAVYSPINTDVVVATAESHMFVTGPEVIRSVTGEDITLEELGGAYQQLKNGNVHHVAKDEAEAFAWVREYLSYMPSNAFEQPPVINPGLEPEVTDSDLGLDAIIPDSDNSGYDMHDIIVRIFDDGAFHEMAGQTANNVITGFARIDGSPVGVVANQPMFLSGALDAEAADKATRFVRLCNVYSIPLVFLVDTPGFLPGAEQERIGVIRRGGRFLFSFVEATVPKVTVVIRKAYGGGYAVMGCKQLGADLNFAWPTARIAVMGAEGAVTLLRKREIEAAGEKGEELKAQLIKMYNEFIATPYVAAERGYIDGVIEPSSTRLELRKAFRLLRDKRVIEPQRKHKLMPV; this comes from the coding sequence GTGGTGACCACGACGGCGGACAAGCTGGCCGAGTTGCGGGAGAAGCTCGACAAGGCGCGCGAGCCCGGCAGCCCCCGTGCCATCGAGCGCCGACAGGCGGCGGGGCGGCCCAGCGCGCGTGCGCGGATCGAGTCGCTGCTGGACCCGGGTTCCTTCCAGGAGATCGGGGCGCTCGCGAAGTCGCCCGGCAACGCGGACAACCCGTTCGGCGACGGCGTCGTCACCGGCCACGGCACCATCGAAGGCCGGCCGGTGGCGGTGTTCTCTCATGACCAGACGGTTTTCGGCGGCAGCATCGGCGAGGCGTTCGGCCGCAAGGTGGTGGCCACCATGGAGCACGCCGCCAAGGTGGGCTGCCCCATGATCGGCATCAACGACTCGGGTGGGGCCCGGGTGCAGGACGCGGTCACCTCGCTGGCCTGGTACGCCGAGATGGGCCCGCGGCACGCGCAGCTGGTGGGCGTGGTGCCCCAGATCTCGATCATGCTGGGCAACTGCGCCGGCGGCGCGGTGTATTCGCCGATCAACACCGACGTCGTGGTGGCCACGGCCGAGTCGCACATGTTCGTCACCGGCCCCGAGGTGATCCGCTCGGTCACCGGCGAGGACATCACCCTCGAGGAGCTCGGCGGCGCCTACCAGCAGCTCAAGAACGGCAACGTCCACCACGTGGCCAAGGACGAGGCCGAGGCGTTCGCGTGGGTGCGCGAGTACCTCAGCTACATGCCGTCCAACGCCTTCGAGCAGCCGCCCGTGATCAACCCGGGCCTGGAGCCGGAGGTGACCGACTCCGACCTCGGACTGGATGCGATCATTCCGGACTCGGACAACTCGGGTTACGACATGCACGACATCATCGTGCGGATCTTCGACGACGGCGCCTTCCACGAGATGGCGGGCCAGACCGCGAACAACGTCATCACGGGCTTCGCGCGCATCGACGGCTCCCCGGTGGGCGTGGTGGCCAACCAGCCGATGTTCCTGTCGGGGGCGCTCGATGCCGAGGCCGCGGACAAGGCGACGCGCTTCGTGCGGCTGTGCAACGTGTACTCGATCCCCTTGGTCTTCCTCGTCGACACGCCCGGTTTCCTGCCCGGCGCGGAGCAGGAACGCATCGGCGTGATCCGTCGCGGCGGCCGGTTCCTGTTCTCGTTCGTGGAGGCGACGGTGCCCAAGGTGACCGTCGTCATCCGCAAGGCGTACGGCGGCGGCTATGCCGTGATGGGCTGCAAGCAGCTCGGCGCCGACCTCAACTTCGCCTGGCCCACCGCCCGCATCGCGGTGATGGGCGCCGAGGGCGCGGTGACGCTGCTGCGCAAGCGGGAGATCGAGGCGGCCGGCGAGAAGGGCGAGGAGCTCAAGGCGCAGCTGATCAAGATGTACAACGAGTTCATCGCCACGCCGTATGTCGCGGCCGAGCGCGGCTACATCGATGGCGTCATCGAGCCGTCGTCCACCCGGCTGGAGCTGCGCAAGGCGTTCCGGCTGCTGCGCGACAAGCGCGTGATCGAGCCGCAGCGCAAGCACAAGCTCATGCCGGTGTAG
- a CDS encoding DoxX family protein — translation MNRSAGHIRSLGLLLARVGIGAVFLAHGLQKLNTWGHAGTAAAFDAMGAPLPDVTAFLATWVEILGGAALIAGLLVPLAGVLLAVDMIGAVFIAHIDSGIWVGDGGYELALALGAGALGLAAAGAGRLSLDALAAPRMGRKLRFAASPA, via the coding sequence ATGAATCGATCCGCCGGCCACATCCGATCGTTGGGCCTGCTGCTCGCCCGCGTGGGCATCGGCGCCGTCTTCCTCGCGCACGGGCTGCAGAAGCTCAACACCTGGGGGCACGCGGGCACCGCGGCCGCCTTCGACGCCATGGGCGCACCGCTGCCGGACGTGACGGCGTTCCTCGCCACCTGGGTGGAGATCCTCGGCGGCGCGGCGCTCATCGCAGGGCTGCTGGTGCCGCTCGCGGGCGTCCTGCTGGCCGTCGACATGATCGGCGCCGTGTTCATCGCGCACATCGACAGCGGAATCTGGGTGGGCGACGGCGGGTATGAGCTCGCGCTGGCGCTCGGCGCCGGCGCGCTGGGGCTCGCCGCCGCCGGGGCCGGGCGCCTGAGCCTCGATGCGCTGGCGGCGCCGAGGATGGGCCGGAAACTGCGGTTCGCCGCGTCCCCGGCATAA
- a CDS encoding MarR family winged helix-turn-helix transcriptional regulator, translating into MNHRELENVEPRWLDAEELEAWVQVAMLMMHLPGELDAQLLRDSQLTHFEYEVLSRLSEAEGRQLRMSTLATLAGGSLSRLSHVVKRLQDRGWVTRHPCPEDRRVTFAHLTDAGYEVVVQAAPGYVENVRRLVVDKLTRAQLGELIGIGRRLNDTVERIG; encoded by the coding sequence GTGAACCACAGGGAACTGGAGAATGTCGAGCCGCGCTGGCTCGACGCCGAGGAGCTCGAGGCGTGGGTGCAGGTGGCCATGCTGATGATGCACCTGCCCGGTGAGCTGGACGCGCAGCTCCTGCGTGATTCACAGTTGACGCACTTCGAGTACGAGGTGCTCTCGAGGCTTTCGGAGGCCGAGGGCCGGCAGTTGCGTATGAGCACCTTGGCCACGCTGGCGGGGGGATCGCTCTCGCGGCTGTCGCACGTTGTCAAGAGGCTGCAGGATCGGGGATGGGTGACGCGCCACCCGTGCCCGGAGGACCGGCGCGTCACCTTCGCGCACCTCACCGACGCGGGATACGAGGTGGTGGTGCAGGCGGCGCCGGGGTACGTCGAGAACGTGCGCCGCCTGGTGGTGGACAAGCTGACGCGCGCGCAGCTGGGCGAGCTGATCGGGATCGGCCGGCGGCTCAACGACACCGTCGAACGCATCGGCTGA